The Pseudomonas moraviensis genome contains the following window.
CGGGCGAATGTCGTGCTCGGCGAGGAACACGTTCATCCGGTCGAACGATGAGCGCGGTGCCACCGCAATGCCGCGAATAGTGGTCTGGCGAAAGATCAGCGGCATCAGGTTCAACTCGACGGTCTGCCCTGTCAGAAAGCCAATCTGCGCAATCCGCCCCGAGGCCTTGGTCGCCGCGACTGATTGATTAATGCCGTTGCCTCCCGCCACATCGAGCAGCAGATCCACACCCTTGCCTTCGGTGAGTTTGAGCACCTCTTCCGCCCAGTTCGGCGTGCTGCGGTAGTTGATGCCGGCGACCGCGCCCAGCCGTTTTACCGCGTGCAGATTGTCATCGCTGCTTGAGGTTGCGATGACTTTGGCGCCCAGCGCGGTGGCGATCTGCACGGCGAAGATCGATACGCCGCCGGTGCCCTGCACCAACACGGTCTGGCCCGGTTGAATCGCGCCGAAATCCACCAGCGAGTACCACGCGGTGAGCGCAGCGATTGGCAGGGTCGCCGCCTCTTCATCGCTCATATTGGCCGGCGCGCCGACGGCGCTGTCCTGGTGGATGATCATGTACTCGGCCAAGCCGCCCGGCAACGGCGAACCGAAGCAATAATCCGGTTCGTTCGGCCCCGGCTCGCCGTCCAGCCAGCGCGAGTACAGATGCGAATTGACCCGGTCGCCGACCTTGAAACGAGTCACACCGTCACCGATGGCGACCACGGTACCGGCGGCATCGCTGACCGGAATCAGCGGTTTCGGCACCAGGTGCGGCTCATAGATACCGTCAACGATGGCCTTGTCGCGAAAATTCAGCGAGACCGCGCCGACCTTGACCAGCAGCTCGCCAGCCTTGGGTTGCGGCGTTTGCGTCTCGCCCAGTTGCAGATTGTAGAGCCCGAAATCTTTCAGTAACCACGCTTTCATGGTGAGCCTCCAAATACACGTTATTGGCCGCAAACCCTCAGCAGGTTTGCCTTGAGCCCATGATTGGCTTTAACAGCAGCGCAATAAATGCTTGGAAACAGACATGATTGTTCTATTCTCAGGCAACAAAACCCGACACTGAAGCTCACCGGGAAAGTCATGGAATTACTGCAATCGATGCGCCTGTTCGCCCGACTCGCGGAGCTGGGCAGTTTCACCAAAGCCGCCGAGTCGCTGGACATCGGCCGGCCGCAGGTCACTCGCTATATTCAGGAACTGGAAACGTCGCTGGGCGTGCGCCTGTTCCAGCGCACGACAAGGAAAGTGGCACTCACTGCCGAGGGTGAGCTTTTCTATCAGCGGGTCCAGGAAATTCTGGCCGAGATCACCGCCGCCACCACCATGTTCGATCGCACCGGAGCCACGCTGTCCGGCCGCCTGCGCATCGACATTCCCACCGCGTTCGCGCAGCTGGAATTCATCAAAAGCCTGCGCGAATTCACCGACACCTACCCCGGCATCGACATGGTGCTGGGCGTCACCGATCGCGCGGTTGATCTGGTCGGCGAAGGCATCGACTGCGCGCTGCGCATCGGCGAGCTGCCCGACTCAACCCTGATCGCCCGCCCCATCGCCTTGGCGACCATGGTCACCTGCGCCGCGCCCGAGTATTTGCGCGAGCACGGCACACCGGAAACGCTTGCAGATCTGGCGAACCATCAAGGCGTGAACTTTCTCTCGGGCCAGAACAACCGCACCTTGCCCTGGCAGTTTACAGTTGAGGGCAAACAGAAAACCTACGTCAGCCGCAAGGGTATTACCGTGACTGAATCGAACGCTTATGTGCAGTGTGGCGTGTCAGGCTTCGGGATTATTCAGGCGCCGGGTATTGCGGTGGCCGAGCATTTGGCCAGTGGTGCGCTGGTGGAAATTCTGCAACCGCTGCGTCCGCTGCCTCGACCGGTGTCGCTGCTGTATCCGAGCCCCACGCATCTGCCGGCGCAGGTGCAAGTGTTCATCGAATGGCTGCAGGTGCGGTTTGTGCAGTTACATGCTGCGTGGGTGCAGGACTGAAGACCTGCCCCCTCACTCCCAGCCTTGCGCCTCTTCGATAAAGTGCAGCACTGCACTGGAGCGCTCGTCGATGCGCGAAATCAGCGACAGCTCACTGACCATTTCCGCCTGATTCAGCGGGATGATCCGAATGCCCGGCATGCTCAAACGAGTGACGGCCTCAGGCACGATACTCAAGCCGATGCCCGCCGCCACCAGGCCCGGGATGCTCATCAGCGACGGTACGTACATGATGTTCTCGGGATGCAGCTGGTTCTGTCGGCACGCCTGCAGTGTATGCGAGGTCAGGCCGATGCCGGCGCTGTCCTGCAACAGCACGAATTTCTCGTGGCGCAGTGTCGCCAGCTCACCGCTGAAGCTGTCCGCCAGTTCATGGTTGTCCGGGATCAGCAAGACCAGCCGTGACAGGCTGAAATGATGGGTGCGCAGACGATCCGGCAAGTGATCCTTGAACACGCGGGCAAATGCCAGATCGAGCTTGTGATCAAGCAACATGTCGAACTGCGCTCGGATCCCGGCATCCACCAGCGACACTTTGACTTCAGGGAATGTGCTGAAGTAATGCCGCAGCAATTGCGGCAGGTTGGCCTCGAACAACGCCGAGTGATAACCGATGTTGATTTCGCCGACCTCACCGCGCCGTGCACGTCGTGCGGCCGCCGTCGCCCGCTCACTGGCCTCTATGGACTGCCGCGCGTGGGGCAGGAATGCCTCGCCGGCGGCCGTCAACACCACGCTACGGTTTTCCCGGCGGAACAATGCCAGCCCCAATTCAGCTTCCAGCGTACGCATCAATTGGCTCAGCGCCGGTTGCGCGATGTCCAGTTGTTCGGCTGCCCGGCTGAAATGCTGAAGCTCGGCGGCGACCACGAAGGCCTTCAGATGACGCAATTCCATTTCAATGATCCATAAGGCTGGCTTATCTATTTATCGTGATTTCGATAATTATTCTCTAGACCGGATGGGCTACTGTCTACTGACTTCGACGATCTGCCCAGGCCAGCGCTGAGCGCAATCGTACGGGGACCCCGTAACCATAAAAATAATGACGAGCCCCTCAATGAGCACAATCAGTCACGAACACGATTTGCGCATGCCTCGCAAAGCGGTGACCGCTGCGACCATCGGCACTGCGCTGGAATGGTTTGACTTCACCCTGTACGGCGCGGTGTCGGCAACCATCCTGCCCAAGCTGTTTTTCCCGGCCATGGAGCCGACCGCCGGGCTGCTGGCATCGCTTGCCACATTCGGGGTCGGACTCGCCGCCCGACCGCTGGGCGCGATTACCTGTGGCTACCTCGGCGACAAACTGGGCCGGCGCAATCTGATGCTCGCCACGGTCACTCTGATGGGCCTGGCGTCGGTGCTGATGGGGCTGTTGCCCACCTATGCGCAAGTGGGGATTCTCGCGCCGATTCTGTTGGTGCTGTTGCGCATCATCCAGGGCTTCGCGCTGGGCGGTGAATCCACCGGGGCGCAACTGATGGCGCTGGAACATGCCACTCCAGATCGTCGCGGGCGCTATTCCGGGTTGCTCGGTCTGTGTTCACCGCTGAGTCAGATATTGGCCAACGGCGTGCTGATGGGGCTGGCTGCCACCCTCTCAAGCGAACAGTTTGAAAGTTTCGGCTGGAGGATTCCTTTCCTGCTGAGCTTCGTGCTGGTGATCGTCGCGATCTATATCCGCCTGAAGGTCGATGAAACCCCGGCCTTCGTCGCGTTGAAGAAGAACCCGGTCAAACAGGAAAGAAGCCCGCTCAAATCGGCCATGGGCAGCCACTACAAGACCATCCTGCGTCTGATGCTGTTTTTCTGCTCGCCCGCGGCGCTGTTCTACCTGATCGTGATTTTTTCCCTCAGCTACCTGACCAAGCATCTGGACTTCAGCCAGTCGACAGGCTTCATGTCGCTGATGGTCGCCAACGTGTTCGCGATTGTCGGGGCGTTGGCCGGCGGCTATCTGTCTGATCGCTGGGGGCGCAAGAAAGCGCTGGCGTTCGGCTCGTGCATGACCCTGCTGATCCTGTTCGTCTACTTCCCGATTCTCAACACGCTGAACGTTGCCGCCATCATGGCAATCATGGGCCTGTTCCTCGGCTTCACCCAGTTTCAAAGCGGCATCCAGCCAGTGGCGTTTGCCGAAGCCTTTCCCACCCAGGTGCGCTATTCCGGCTCGGCCCTCGCCTATACCGGCGCCAACCTGGTGATCGGCGGCCCGATGCCGATGATTGCCGTGTGGCTGATGAGCCAGTCCGACAATTCGCCATGGCCCCTGGTGACGCTGTGCGCGGTGATCAATCTGATTTCGCTGGCGATGATCCTGATCGGCCCGGAAACCCGCGGCATCGACCTGAACGCCGTGACGCCAGACAACGCCGACACCACGGCCACACCCGCCCTCTCTCCAAATAACGCTGCAGGACGATCATGAACCGCACAGTCTTTATCCTCAACGGCCCGAATCTGAATCTATTGGGCCGCCGTGAGCCGCATATTTACGGGCACACCACCCTCGAGCAGATTCGTCTGGGCAGTGAGCGACTGGCCGAGGAACTTGATCTGCTCTGCGTATTTCGCCAGACCAACCATGAAGGCGTGATGGTCGACTGGATTCAGGAAGCTTTCGAACAAGGCGCAGCAGTGATCATCAACCCGGCCGGTCTGTCGTTTCATTCCATCCCGGTACTCGACGCGCTGAAGTTGCTCAGCACACCGCTGATCGAACTACACCTGTCGAACATCCACGCACGGGATGAATTGCATCGCCACTCGATCATGTCCGGGGTGGTCAATGCCGTGATCTGCGGCATGGGCGCCGACGGTTATGCGCTGGCGATACGGGCGGTCGATGACCTGTTGCGTCGATAGAAAGCGCGCTGGGCTCGTTCAGTGAACGCTGACGAGCCCCCCTTCAGCGCAACAGAATCAGGCAAATCGCCAACAGGATCTGCCTAACGCCAACACCACCCTGCCCCCTAATCTGAACCCATGCAGAACACACCTCTGCAACGGGTTAACCAGATACTGATCTGAACGACCCGGACCTCAATCTCGATTTGACCGGAGTCACCGCCATGAAAACTGTAAGCCAACTGATCGCCGTCGCCACTTTCGCCCTCAGCGCCAGCGCATTCGCCGTACCGAGCAATCAGGAAGATCGTTTCTTTACCCAGGTCAGCGAGCCACAGCAGACTGTTGCCGCCGACGGTTCAGACCGCACCCCACTGGGTGAGGCACTCGCCGCTGACGGATCGGACCGCACCCCGGGTCGTCGCGCAGCCTAAGCGCGTGATGCCCAGAACAGAAAAGTCCTGCGGGTTTGAAACCTGCAGGACTTTTCCGCTTTTTGGGACCAGCGCTGAACCACTTGATCACAACCAAACTGATAGGAACAGGCAATACTCAGATCCGATTCGGCATCGTCCGCCAGCGATATCCGCCCTAGCATGGCCTCTCTCATCGCCTGCAGGAGTAAAGATCCATGAAGACCCTTTTCATCACTGGTGTCAGCAGCGGCTTCGGCCAAGCGCTGGCCGCGGAAGCACTCGCCCAGGGCCATCGCGTGATCGGCACAGTACGCAGTGAATCCGCGCTGGCAGACTTCGAGGCGCTGTCGCCCGAGCGCGCACATGGCGTGCTGCTGGACGTCACCGATTTCGCTGCCATCGATGCGGTGGTTGCGGCGGTGGAGGATCGTCACGGCCCGGTGGATGTGCTGGTCAATAACGCAGGTTACGGTCATGAGGGGATTTTCGAAGAGTCCTCACTGGAGGAAATGCGCCGGCAGTTCGACGTCAACGTGTTTGGCGCAGTGGCGGTGACCAAGGCATTCGTCCCGTATTTTCGCCAGCGCCGTGCGGGACATATCCTCAATATCACCTCCATGGGCGGCCATATCACCATGCCCGGGATCGCGTATTACTGCGGCAGCAAATTTGCGCTTGAGGGGATCTCCGACACCTTGAGCAAGGAGCTTGCGCCCTTCAATATTTTTGTCACCGCTGTGGCGCCGGGATCGTTTCGCACCGACTGGGCAGGCCGCTCGATGCAGCGCACGCCGCGCAGTATCAGTGATTACGACGCAAGCTTCGATCCGGTGCGCAAGGCCCGCGAGGAGAAAAACGGCCGCCAACTGGGCGATCCGCAGAAAGCTGCACGCGCCATGCTGACGGTAATCGACAGTCCAAACCCGCCGGCTCACCTACTACTTGGCAGTGACGCTCTGGCCTTGGTGCGTGACAAGTTGCAGCAGACGGCGGAGAGTATTGAGCAATGGGAAGACCTTAGCCGCTCGACGGATGGCTGAAGGCACGAAGATCAAGAGCCCCTCACCCCAGCCCTCTCCCGGAGGGAGAGGGAGCCGATCTCGGGTGGATTCAAATCCTGAGCCTGCCTGGACGATTTCCGCAGGGCTTATTGCGCCAGATCAGCGCGGTCAGCATTCGGCGCGATTTTTCAGGTCGCCATATCCCGACCAAACACCACGGTCAGTCCCCTCTCCCTCTGGGAGAGGGCTAGGGTGAGGGCTCTGTCTGACACCCCGCCAATTAGCCAGACAGGTTCAAACTCGCCTTTTCACAAGAGGAGACCCACAACCCATGCCGAAACCGAAAGACCCGCCCACAACGCGCATGGTCGAGTTGATGAGCCAGCTCGCACCACTGGAAGGCTACAACCTCAGCCCGCTGGACGATGTGCGTTTCCTGCGCTCCAACCGCCCGCTGACACGCACGCCGGTGCTGTACGAACCGGGCATCGTGATCCTTTGTCAGGGGCGTAAACGCGGTTATCTCGGCGATGAAGTCTACGTCTACGACGCTCAGCACTATCTGGTGGTGTCGGTGCCGGTACCCTTCACCATGGAAACCGACGCCAGCGAAGCCGAGCCAATGCTCGCGGTGTACGTGCGTCTGGATTTCGCCTTGGCCGGCGAGCTGATTCAGCAGGTCGATGAACTGTGGGATTTCCCCAGATCCCAACCGATGGGCATGTACGCCTCGCCGCTCGACGAACCGCTACGCCAATCGACCCTGCGTTTTCTTGAAGTGATGAGCGACGATGCCGACGCGCAAATCCTCGGCCCGGCTATGCTGCGCGAGCTCTACTACCGTATCCTCACCGGCGAACAAGGCGGCACCCTGCGCGCCGCCATCGCCCAACAGGGCCAGTTCGGCAAAGTGACCCGCGCCATCCACAAGATCCACAGTTGCTATCACCAGCATCTCGACGTAGAAACCCTGGCCGATGAAGCGCAGATGAGCGTGCCGAATTTTCATCTGCACTTTCGCAAGGTCACCGACTCCTCGCCGATGCAGTACCTGAAGTCGACGCGATTGCACCAGGCGCGATTGCTGATGCTGCGCAATGACCTGACCGCGGCAAAATCGGCATTTCTGGTCGGTTACGAAAGTGCCTCGCAATTCAGCCGTGACTTCAAACGCCTCTTCGGCCGCACACCGCTAGCCGAAGTGGCGTGGATGAAACAGGCCTATGCGCTGCCGGCACCGGCGACTGCGTCGCCGTTTGTGTCTTCGCATTGACTTCACCCGCGTCTTGAACACACAGAAATCCACATTGAAGGGAAGAAAGTGAATCTGAGAGCTGAGATTGAAAACGCATTTGGCCCCCAGGCATTCGCCCGTCCGCTTTTCTATTCCTGGCCCGGAGGATTGCGTTTCGAACTCTCCGAAACGGGCGGAATGATCGAGCAATTTTTGACCGCTATGCGCAAATCCATAACCATCTGCGGCGACATTTTCCAGGGGGACGCATCGTTTGTCGCATGCCTGCGCATTCATTCCGGTCGCAATCGATTCGCCCATCGCAGCACTCTTCGCGCCCTTAAATCTGCTGGCATCGACACTCCATCAGCGCTGTGCATCTGGAGCGAAGAAATAGATAACGAGGAATGGTTCAGTGAGGAAGAGCCGGAATACTGGGTCAACGTCGCCTTCGAAGCGTCTGCCGCCCGCATTCAAGCATTACTCTGGTGCGCATTGGCCAAGGATTTCGCCGACATCCAACCGCGTGCGAACTGTGCTGTCTACCTGTTCAATCTGCACAAGCGAGTCATGGTCTTTCCCTATGACGACAGAGGCATGGACGTGGTTGGGACCAACACCGAGCTACTTTCGCAGCTCTATCAACGACACCATGCCTGGCTGCTCGACCATGACCGCGCAGCGATGGAAGCCTCATTCGGCACGCACAACCGTTAGGTGAACGCTACCGCTCCAACGTTTTCGCCATGATGATCGTGCGCTCTTCTTGATGAAATTCATCTCTGACTTTCTTGAAGCCGAGCGAAGCATAGAAGCCTTCTGCGGTGACTGAGGAAGGAACGCGCAGTAGGTGGAAACCTGCGTCCATGGCGAGTGATTGTATGCTCTTCATCAGCTGTCTTCCGACACCCATTCCTTGAAAGCCCGGGTCGACAAAAACGCTTCGAACAACGTCTCGATCGAGACTTGCCGTTGCGACGATTTGACTGTCGAGCGTAGCGACCAGCACCTGACGCTCAGTCAAAAAACGAAGGATCTTCGAGGGCGAAAAACTTTCAATCACTCGATCAATGATTTCGGGAGGATAGTCGCGGGCATTGCTCTCACGGAGCGTCTTGATGATCGTTTCACTGATAGCCGATGCATCCGCATCGCTCGCGATGTGAATTTGAATATCCACCCAGTAGCTCCTTGCTTGTCAGTTCCGTGTACAGCACTTATCGCAGCAAATTCCCCATCCGCATAGTGCTTGCCCCCTTCTGTGTTTCCTCGCCCAATCACACAGGTCAGCCACCTGCATCAGGATGGGATCATGAACACCACGGCCATTCCCGAAGGCTTCACTCCATTCACCCGCAGCAGTCCGTTGCTGGATCTGCTCGGCCCGATCTACGCCAGGGGTCAGGGGCTGCAATTGGAACTGGGTTTACTGACCGACTCCCGCCACGCCAATGGACGCGGTACTTTGCATGGTGGTGTATTGGCGACTTTGGCCGATGTGGGGATGGGTTACGCCATGGCCTTTGCCAGCGATCCGCCGCAGCCGTTGATCACGGCGAGCATGACCCTGGATTATCTCGGTGCGGTGCAAATCAACGAATGGCTCGAAGTGCGTCTTGAACACTCCAAAAAGGGACGTCAACTGGCGTTTGCTGGCGTCAGTCTGCACGTCGGAGAGCGAACGGTCGCGCGCGCCAGTGCCGTATTCGCGGTGCCGCTGAGCTGAAGCGCGAAACCTCAGTCTGAGGCTTCAGGATCGTCCCGCGCCGGCACAGGGATTTGCCACGAGGGTTTCTTGCCGATCTGGCTATCGAAGGTGCGTCGCGCTTCGCGGAAACCCTCGACGTTTTCCACCACCCAAGTCCAGATCGGCGACATCCGCACCAGCAATCCCATGCCCAATGGCGTCAGTTCGTACTCGACGTGCGGCGGCACCTGGTCGAGCTCGCGCCGGGTCAGCAGGCCGTCGCGTTCAAGCGCACGCAGGGTTTTGGTCAACAT
Protein-coding sequences here:
- a CDS encoding AraC family transcriptional regulator; protein product: MPKPKDPPTTRMVELMSQLAPLEGYNLSPLDDVRFLRSNRPLTRTPVLYEPGIVILCQGRKRGYLGDEVYVYDAQHYLVVSVPVPFTMETDASEAEPMLAVYVRLDFALAGELIQQVDELWDFPRSQPMGMYASPLDEPLRQSTLRFLEVMSDDADAQILGPAMLRELYYRILTGEQGGTLRAAIAQQGQFGKVTRAIHKIHSCYHQHLDVETLADEAQMSVPNFHLHFRKVTDSSPMQYLKSTRLHQARLLMLRNDLTAAKSAFLVGYESASQFSRDFKRLFGRTPLAEVAWMKQAYALPAPATASPFVSSH
- a CDS encoding PaaI family thioesterase: MNTTAIPEGFTPFTRSSPLLDLLGPIYARGQGLQLELGLLTDSRHANGRGTLHGGVLATLADVGMGYAMAFASDPPQPLITASMTLDYLGAVQINEWLEVRLEHSKKGRQLAFAGVSLHVGERTVARASAVFAVPLS
- a CDS encoding winged helix-turn-helix transcriptional regulator, coding for MTDQQALSEAEAICQTLRRDDDGVRREVLAHAGSRWSLGILHALGVYGTMRHAEIKRQMTGVTQRMLTKTLRALERDGLLTRRELDQVPPHVEYELTPLGMGLLVRMSPIWTWVVENVEGFREARRTFDSQIGKKPSWQIPVPARDDPEASD
- a CDS encoding type II 3-dehydroquinate dehydratase, translating into MNRTVFILNGPNLNLLGRREPHIYGHTTLEQIRLGSERLAEELDLLCVFRQTNHEGVMVDWIQEAFEQGAAVIINPAGLSFHSIPVLDALKLLSTPLIELHLSNIHARDELHRHSIMSGVVNAVICGMGADGYALAIRAVDDLLRR
- a CDS encoding LysR family transcriptional regulator; the encoded protein is MELRHLKAFVVAAELQHFSRAAEQLDIAQPALSQLMRTLEAELGLALFRRENRSVVLTAAGEAFLPHARQSIEASERATAAARRARRGEVGEINIGYHSALFEANLPQLLRHYFSTFPEVKVSLVDAGIRAQFDMLLDHKLDLAFARVFKDHLPDRLRTHHFSLSRLVLLIPDNHELADSFSGELATLRHEKFVLLQDSAGIGLTSHTLQACRQNQLHPENIMYVPSLMSIPGLVAAGIGLSIVPEAVTRLSMPGIRIIPLNQAEMVSELSLISRIDERSSAVLHFIEEAQGWE
- a CDS encoding GNAT family N-acetyltransferase, which codes for MDIQIHIASDADASAISETIIKTLRESNARDYPPEIIDRVIESFSPSKILRFLTERQVLVATLDSQIVATASLDRDVVRSVFVDPGFQGMGVGRQLMKSIQSLAMDAGFHLLRVPSSVTAEGFYASLGFKKVRDEFHQEERTIIMAKTLER
- a CDS encoding zinc-dependent alcohol dehydrogenase family protein, whose translation is MKAWLLKDFGLYNLQLGETQTPQPKAGELLVKVGAVSLNFRDKAIVDGIYEPHLVPKPLIPVSDAAGTVVAIGDGVTRFKVGDRVNSHLYSRWLDGEPGPNEPDYCFGSPLPGGLAEYMIIHQDSAVGAPANMSDEEAATLPIAALTAWYSLVDFGAIQPGQTVLVQGTGGVSIFAVQIATALGAKVIATSSSDDNLHAVKRLGAVAGINYRSTPNWAEEVLKLTEGKGVDLLLDVAGGNGINQSVAATKASGRIAQIGFLTGQTVELNLMPLIFRQTTIRGIAVAPRSSFDRMNVFLAEHDIRPVIDHVYPFEQAREAYEHLAKGAFGKVVIKVS
- a CDS encoding LysR family transcriptional regulator, which translates into the protein MELLQSMRLFARLAELGSFTKAAESLDIGRPQVTRYIQELETSLGVRLFQRTTRKVALTAEGELFYQRVQEILAEITAATTMFDRTGATLSGRLRIDIPTAFAQLEFIKSLREFTDTYPGIDMVLGVTDRAVDLVGEGIDCALRIGELPDSTLIARPIALATMVTCAAPEYLREHGTPETLADLANHQGVNFLSGQNNRTLPWQFTVEGKQKTYVSRKGITVTESNAYVQCGVSGFGIIQAPGIAVAEHLASGALVEILQPLRPLPRPVSLLYPSPTHLPAQVQVFIEWLQVRFVQLHAAWVQD
- a CDS encoding oxidoreductase: MKTLFITGVSSGFGQALAAEALAQGHRVIGTVRSESALADFEALSPERAHGVLLDVTDFAAIDAVVAAVEDRHGPVDVLVNNAGYGHEGIFEESSLEEMRRQFDVNVFGAVAVTKAFVPYFRQRRAGHILNITSMGGHITMPGIAYYCGSKFALEGISDTLSKELAPFNIFVTAVAPGSFRTDWAGRSMQRTPRSISDYDASFDPVRKAREEKNGRQLGDPQKAARAMLTVIDSPNPPAHLLLGSDALALVRDKLQQTAESIEQWEDLSRSTDG
- a CDS encoding MFS transporter, with product MSTISHEHDLRMPRKAVTAATIGTALEWFDFTLYGAVSATILPKLFFPAMEPTAGLLASLATFGVGLAARPLGAITCGYLGDKLGRRNLMLATVTLMGLASVLMGLLPTYAQVGILAPILLVLLRIIQGFALGGESTGAQLMALEHATPDRRGRYSGLLGLCSPLSQILANGVLMGLAATLSSEQFESFGWRIPFLLSFVLVIVAIYIRLKVDETPAFVALKKNPVKQERSPLKSAMGSHYKTILRLMLFFCSPAALFYLIVIFSLSYLTKHLDFSQSTGFMSLMVANVFAIVGALAGGYLSDRWGRKKALAFGSCMTLLILFVYFPILNTLNVAAIMAIMGLFLGFTQFQSGIQPVAFAEAFPTQVRYSGSALAYTGANLVIGGPMPMIAVWLMSQSDNSPWPLVTLCAVINLISLAMILIGPETRGIDLNAVTPDNADTTATPALSPNNAAGRS
- a CDS encoding DUF3885 domain-containing protein produces the protein MNLRAEIENAFGPQAFARPLFYSWPGGLRFELSETGGMIEQFLTAMRKSITICGDIFQGDASFVACLRIHSGRNRFAHRSTLRALKSAGIDTPSALCIWSEEIDNEEWFSEEEPEYWVNVAFEASAARIQALLWCALAKDFADIQPRANCAVYLFNLHKRVMVFPYDDRGMDVVGTNTELLSQLYQRHHAWLLDHDRAAMEASFGTHNR